From the Gordonia bronchialis DSM 43247 genome, one window contains:
- a CDS encoding AAA family ATPase, protein MLVWINGAFGAGKTHTAFELHRRVHTSHVADPELIGFGIHKMLPASARGDFQDRPQWRSAVVATLTDAVSVSDGPVIVPMTLVKPAYFDEVMAGLAASGVDVRHYALTASPDTLRRRLSVRSGHLAARMTGRSESWAMAQIDRCVSALATDRFATHIDTDDLSVHEVVETIARDAGLTLTSGRLRPARYELRRLAVGLRHVRM, encoded by the coding sequence GTGCTGGTCTGGATCAACGGGGCGTTCGGCGCCGGTAAGACACACACCGCATTCGAACTGCACAGACGCGTGCACACATCACACGTCGCCGACCCAGAACTCATCGGCTTCGGCATCCACAAGATGCTGCCTGCGTCGGCGCGTGGCGACTTCCAGGACCGCCCGCAGTGGCGTAGCGCAGTTGTCGCGACCCTCACCGACGCGGTGTCGGTGTCGGACGGGCCGGTCATCGTGCCGATGACCTTGGTGAAACCGGCCTACTTCGACGAGGTCATGGCCGGGTTGGCGGCATCCGGCGTCGACGTCCGGCATTACGCGCTGACCGCGTCGCCCGACACGTTGCGGCGACGATTGTCGGTACGCAGCGGCCATCTGGCCGCCCGGATGACCGGCCGATCGGAATCGTGGGCGATGGCACAGATCGACCGGTGTGTCTCGGCACTTGCCACCGATCGTTTCGCCACCCACATCGACACCGACGACCTCTCCGTCCACGAGGTGGTCGAGACGATCGCCCGCGACGCCGGACTCACCCTGACGTCCGGACGACTTCGGCCTGCCCGATACGAGCTGCGTCGCCTTGCCGTCGGGCTACGGCACGTCCGGATGTGA
- a CDS encoding proline--tRNA ligase, translated as MSTLFLRTLRDDPADAEVPSHKLLVRGGYVRRAAPGVYTWLPLGLRVLKAIENVVREEMDAIGAQEILLPALLPRDPYETTGRWTEYGDALFRLKDRKGADMLLGPTHEELFANLVKGEYSSYKDLPVILYQIQTKYRDEERPRAGILRGREFVMKDAYSFDLDDDGLKVSYQAHREAYQRLFARLGVKYVIVAATSGAMGGSASEEFLAESEVGEDTFVRCLESGYAANVEAVITPAPEPIPFDGLPVATTYDTGDTPTIDTLVAWANDALDGEFTGADTLKNVLVKVREPGGDWELLGVGVPGDREVDFKRLEASVEPAEVELLTEADFAANPFLVKGYIGPKGLQDNGVRYLVDPRVVDGTSWITGADEPGKHVVNLVAGRDFTPDGTIEAAEVRDGDPSPDGKGPLVSAKGIEIGHIFQLGQKYTDAFEVDVLGESGKPVRLTMGSYGVGVSRLVAVIAEQCHDDKGLRWPREVAPFAVHLVIANKDDAAVTGAGELAEDLDAAGVSVLLDDRKASPGVKFKDAELLGMPTVVVVGRGYANGTIEIRDRFTGETTEVAVDSAVDAIVAATRG; from the coding sequence ATGTCGACCCTGTTTCTGCGGACCCTGCGCGACGACCCGGCTGATGCCGAGGTACCCAGCCACAAGCTGCTGGTCCGCGGCGGTTACGTGCGCCGCGCCGCGCCTGGGGTGTACACCTGGCTGCCGCTGGGACTGCGGGTGCTCAAGGCGATCGAGAACGTGGTGCGCGAGGAGATGGACGCCATCGGTGCGCAGGAAATCCTGCTGCCGGCGCTGCTGCCGCGCGACCCGTATGAGACCACCGGCCGCTGGACCGAATACGGCGACGCCCTGTTCCGTCTCAAGGACCGCAAGGGTGCCGACATGTTGCTCGGCCCGACCCACGAGGAGCTGTTCGCCAACCTGGTGAAGGGTGAGTACTCGTCGTACAAGGACCTGCCGGTCATCCTGTATCAGATTCAGACGAAGTACCGCGACGAGGAACGCCCACGGGCCGGGATTCTGCGCGGACGTGAGTTCGTGATGAAGGACGCCTACTCCTTCGACCTCGACGACGACGGACTCAAGGTCTCCTATCAGGCGCACCGCGAGGCCTACCAGCGACTCTTCGCACGGCTCGGCGTGAAGTACGTGATCGTCGCCGCCACCTCCGGCGCGATGGGCGGCAGCGCGTCCGAGGAGTTCCTGGCCGAGAGCGAGGTCGGCGAGGACACCTTTGTGCGGTGCCTGGAATCGGGGTACGCGGCGAACGTGGAGGCGGTCATCACGCCTGCGCCCGAACCGATCCCGTTCGACGGACTGCCCGTGGCGACGACCTACGACACCGGTGACACGCCGACCATCGACACGCTGGTCGCCTGGGCCAACGATGCTCTGGACGGCGAGTTCACCGGCGCGGACACGCTGAAGAACGTGCTGGTGAAGGTGCGTGAACCGGGTGGCGACTGGGAACTGCTCGGTGTAGGTGTCCCCGGTGACCGGGAAGTGGATTTCAAACGCCTCGAGGCGTCCGTCGAACCCGCCGAGGTGGAGTTGCTCACCGAGGCCGACTTCGCCGCCAACCCCTTCCTCGTCAAGGGTTACATCGGACCGAAGGGATTGCAGGACAACGGGGTTCGCTACCTCGTCGACCCGCGGGTCGTCGACGGCACATCGTGGATCACCGGTGCCGACGAACCCGGCAAACATGTCGTGAACCTCGTCGCCGGTCGCGATTTCACGCCCGACGGCACCATCGAGGCAGCCGAGGTTCGCGACGGCGACCCGTCGCCGGACGGCAAGGGTCCGCTGGTGTCCGCCAAGGGAATCGAGATCGGCCACATCTTCCAGCTCGGCCAGAAGTACACCGACGCCTTCGAGGTGGACGTCCTCGGTGAGAGCGGCAAACCGGTACGTCTGACGATGGGGTCCTACGGGGTCGGGGTGTCCCGACTGGTGGCGGTCATCGCCGAGCAGTGCCACGACGACAAGGGCCTGCGGTGGCCGCGCGAGGTGGCCCCGTTCGCCGTGCACCTGGTGATCGCGAACAAGGACGACGCCGCCGTCACCGGTGCGGGCGAACTCGCCGAGGACCTCGATGCCGCCGGCGTGTCGGTGCTGCTCGACGACCGCAAGGCGTCACCCGGGGTGAAGTTCAAGGACGCCGAACTCCTCGGCATGCCCACCGTCGTCGTGGTGGGACGCGGATATGCCAACGGCACCATCGAGATTCGCGACCGCTTCACCGGCGAGACCACCGAGGTGGCCGTGGACAGTGCCGTCGACGCGATCGTCGCGGCGACCCGCGGCTGA
- the nusA gene encoding transcription termination factor NusA — protein sequence MNIDINALRMIEADKGISIDTVITAIETALLTAYRHTEGFAPHARIDVNRKTGAVRVMAQELDDNGDVVHEWDDTPEGFGRIAATTARQVILQRLRDAENEKNFGDLVTHEGEIVGGVVQQDARANARGMIVVQIGSDANSTEGIIPPAEQVPGESYTHGDRIKCYVVGVSRGARGPQITLSRTHPNLVRKLFSLEVPEIEDGSVEIVAVAREAGHRSKIAVHTGVAGLNAKGACIGPMGQRVRNVMSELAGEKIDIIDFDTDPAVFVGNALSPAKVVSVSVVDPTAKAARVVVPDYQLSLAIGKEGQNARLAARLTGWRIDIRSDADPAPESDVAAQAR from the coding sequence ATGAACATCGACATCAACGCCCTTCGGATGATCGAGGCCGACAAGGGAATCTCGATCGACACCGTCATCACCGCGATCGAGACGGCCCTGCTGACGGCCTACCGGCACACCGAGGGATTTGCGCCCCACGCCCGCATCGATGTGAACCGCAAGACCGGTGCCGTGCGCGTGATGGCTCAGGAACTCGACGACAACGGCGACGTCGTGCACGAGTGGGACGACACGCCGGAAGGCTTCGGGCGCATCGCCGCGACCACCGCCCGCCAGGTCATCCTGCAGCGCCTGCGCGACGCGGAAAACGAGAAGAACTTCGGCGACCTGGTGACCCACGAGGGCGAGATCGTCGGCGGCGTGGTCCAGCAGGACGCCCGGGCCAATGCGCGCGGGATGATCGTGGTGCAGATCGGCAGTGACGCCAACAGCACCGAGGGAATCATCCCGCCCGCCGAGCAGGTCCCAGGGGAGAGCTACACCCACGGCGACCGCATCAAGTGCTACGTGGTCGGTGTCTCCCGCGGGGCCCGCGGCCCGCAGATCACGCTGTCGCGAACCCACCCGAACCTCGTCCGCAAACTGTTCTCGCTCGAGGTGCCCGAGATCGAGGACGGGTCGGTCGAGATCGTGGCCGTCGCGCGTGAGGCCGGACACCGGTCCAAGATCGCGGTCCATACCGGGGTGGCCGGACTCAATGCGAAGGGCGCGTGCATCGGCCCGATGGGACAGCGCGTCCGCAATGTGATGAGCGAGCTGGCGGGGGAGAAGATCGACATCATCGACTTCGACACCGATCCGGCCGTCTTCGTCGGGAATGCACTCTCGCCCGCGAAGGTTGTGTCCGTCAGTGTGGTCGACCCGACCGCCAAGGCCGCCCGCGTGGTGGTCCCCGACTACCAGTTGTCGCTGGCGATCGGCAAGGAAGGGCAGAACGCCCGCCTCGCCGCCCGACTCACCGGGTGGCGTATCGACATCCGGTCCGACGCCGATCCCGCGCCGGAGTCCGACGTGGCCGCACAAGCGCGGTGA
- the yaaA gene encoding peroxide stress protein YaaA, with protein MLVILPPSETKSDGGRGAPLDLDTLSFTELNPIRKRLGEAIVELATDLDASRAALGLGVTQLAEIDRNADLWLAPTRPAVERYTGVLYDALDHASLTRAAKSKAADRLAIGSALFGVVRAGDMIPAYRLSGGSKLPAMPTLTSVWKPELSDALDAVDDFVVDLRSGAYLQLGPVRGAVTATVMTEQPDGTRKVVSHFNKHHKGLVARELVRTRRNVRDVNGLAAVLTDAGQRVEIVRDDQIVVLTEA; from the coding sequence GTGCTCGTCATCCTCCCTCCCTCCGAGACCAAGTCCGACGGCGGGCGTGGTGCCCCACTGGACCTCGACACCCTCTCGTTCACCGAACTGAACCCGATCCGCAAGCGCCTCGGTGAGGCCATCGTCGAGTTGGCCACCGATCTGGACGCCAGTCGCGCCGCCCTGGGACTCGGGGTCACGCAGCTCGCCGAGATCGACCGCAACGCCGACCTCTGGCTCGCCCCAACCCGGCCGGCCGTCGAGCGCTACACCGGCGTGCTCTACGACGCCCTCGACCACGCCTCGCTGACCCGGGCGGCCAAGAGCAAGGCGGCCGATCGTCTGGCCATCGGGTCGGCGCTCTTCGGGGTGGTGCGGGCAGGCGACATGATTCCCGCCTATCGGCTCTCTGGCGGCTCCAAGCTGCCGGCGATGCCAACGCTGACCTCGGTGTGGAAACCGGAGCTGTCCGATGCGCTCGACGCCGTCGACGACTTCGTCGTGGATCTCCGTTCCGGCGCCTACCTCCAGCTCGGCCCGGTGCGTGGTGCGGTGACCGCGACGGTGATGACCGAGCAACCCGACGGCACGCGAAAAGTGGTGAGCCACTTCAACAAGCACCACAAAGGACTCGTTGCCCGCGAACTCGTCCGCACCCGACGCAACGTTCGTGACGTCAACGGTCTGGCGGCGGTGCTCACCGACGCCGGCCAGCGGGTGGAGATCGTGCGCGACGACCAGATAGTCGTTCTCACCGAAGCCTGA
- a CDS encoding DHA2 family efflux MFS transporter permease subunit, translating into MATSGTWQHHAPTAGPEYRKVFGPAILVLSGMQLLMVLDGTVAALALPRIREALSLSEAGANWIISSYVLAFGGLMLLGGRLGDTFGRKRMFIVGVWAFTLTSLLCGVAQNEAMLIVGRALQGASAAIAAPTAMALVATTFAPGKPRSQAFAIYAAMTGVGSVAGLILGGVLTEVSWRLVFLINVPIGIIVAFGAMLVLREAQGERLSLDIPGAVLGTLGCTLLVLAVNEGPNGWGRPIVVGSFVLGALALIAFVVVERRAANPILPFSLFDNTSRVAALVAILLASMIMMCMAVFISLYLQGILKYSPIQSGLAVVPFAFGLGIAAAIASKVSLMIQPRWLVLTGGAVILAGCLYAASIATDMPGYFPNIALPVVVIGFGVGLAVIPLTLSVVAGVGPNEIGPLTALAQVAQNLGGAIGLVAVGAMVTSRALSQGGTTGPVEDMNPAQLAAQADGYGLAFACCAGIAVLAAVVVMFMRFTPEQVAEGQAAQEAADAGLDADPGQHR; encoded by the coding sequence ATGGCGACATCCGGAACGTGGCAGCATCACGCGCCCACGGCTGGCCCGGAGTACCGCAAAGTGTTCGGTCCCGCGATCCTCGTGCTGTCCGGGATGCAGTTGCTCATGGTGCTCGACGGCACGGTCGCGGCGCTCGCCCTCCCGCGCATCCGGGAGGCCCTCTCGCTGTCGGAGGCCGGCGCCAACTGGATCATCAGCAGCTATGTTCTCGCCTTCGGCGGCCTCATGCTGCTCGGTGGGCGTCTCGGCGACACCTTCGGCCGCAAACGCATGTTCATCGTCGGCGTGTGGGCGTTCACCCTTACCTCGCTGCTCTGCGGGGTCGCGCAGAACGAGGCGATGCTCATCGTCGGACGCGCCCTGCAGGGCGCATCGGCGGCAATCGCCGCGCCGACTGCGATGGCGCTGGTGGCGACCACCTTCGCACCCGGCAAGCCGCGCAGTCAGGCGTTCGCGATCTACGCCGCGATGACCGGTGTCGGGTCGGTGGCCGGACTCATCCTCGGAGGCGTCCTGACCGAGGTGTCGTGGCGGCTGGTGTTCCTCATCAACGTCCCGATCGGCATCATCGTCGCCTTCGGCGCGATGCTGGTGCTGCGTGAGGCGCAGGGTGAGCGGCTGTCGCTGGACATCCCGGGCGCGGTCCTCGGCACGCTCGGGTGCACGCTGCTGGTCCTGGCCGTCAACGAGGGCCCCAACGGCTGGGGACGGCCGATCGTGGTCGGTTCGTTCGTGCTCGGTGCCCTCGCGCTGATCGCCTTCGTCGTCGTCGAACGGCGCGCGGCCAACCCGATCCTCCCATTCTCTCTGTTCGACAACACCAGTCGGGTCGCCGCGCTGGTGGCCATCCTGCTGGCCAGCATGATCATGATGTGTATGGCGGTGTTCATATCGCTGTACCTGCAGGGCATTCTCAAGTACTCACCCATCCAGAGCGGTCTGGCCGTGGTGCCGTTCGCCTTCGGGCTCGGGATCGCCGCCGCCATCGCCTCCAAGGTGTCGCTGATGATCCAGCCGCGCTGGCTGGTGCTGACCGGCGGGGCGGTCATCCTCGCCGGGTGTCTGTACGCGGCGTCGATCGCCACCGACATGCCCGGGTACTTCCCGAACATCGCGCTGCCGGTCGTGGTCATCGGGTTCGGCGTCGGCCTGGCCGTCATCCCGTTGACGCTGTCGGTGGTGGCGGGGGTGGGACCCAACGAGATCGGTCCGCTGACCGCGCTGGCTCAGGTTGCCCAGAACCTCGGTGGCGCCATCGGCCTCGTCGCGGTGGGCGCCATGGTGACCTCACGCGCCCTTTCGCAGGGTGGCACCACCGGCCCGGTGGAAGACATGAATCCCGCACAGCTGGCCGCGCAGGCCGACGGCTACGGTCTCGCCTTCGCCTGCTGCGCCGGGATCGCCGTGCTCGCCGCGGTCGTGGTGATGTTCATGCGCTTCACCCCGGAACAGGTCGCCGAGGGCCAGGCCGCCCAGGAGGCCGCCGACGCCGGACTCGACGCCGATCCCGGACAACATCGCTGA
- a CDS encoding YlxR family protein produces the protein MVQRKSSAPPGADRHDRPARRGPVRTCIGCRQRAQASELVRIVAEVRDDSPVIVVDPAKTMPGRGAWLHPRADCVSAAMRRRAFAPALRVHGLAVDPSDLTEQLGVVTDTEGSARSRNR, from the coding sequence ATGGTTCAGCGAAAGTCGTCGGCACCACCCGGTGCCGACCGACATGATCGTCCCGCCCGCCGCGGGCCCGTCCGGACATGTATCGGATGCCGGCAGCGGGCGCAGGCCTCGGAACTGGTCCGGATCGTTGCGGAAGTACGTGACGACTCGCCGGTGATCGTGGTCGATCCAGCGAAGACCATGCCGGGACGTGGCGCCTGGTTGCATCCCCGCGCGGACTGCGTGTCCGCGGCGATGCGACGCAGAGCGTTTGCTCCGGCACTTCGGGTGCACGGCCTGGCCGTGGACCCGAGCGACCTCACCGAACAGCTCGGCGTGGTCACCGACACAGAAGGCTCCGCCCGGAGCCGGAACAGGTAG
- a CDS encoding ferritin-like domain-containing protein, with the protein MSETSDARNAVADAENAAIFTYGVISAYVSAARRSTIADQLAAHRARRDEINAAIVAAGDTPPPAAAGYTLPVNVTDPVSSARAALAAETDCAVAYRSLIERGDSAALRGTGVDGLTESAGRIAYWRAALNMSPVTLAFPGSRTR; encoded by the coding sequence GTGAGCGAGACGTCCGATGCCCGCAACGCCGTCGCGGATGCGGAGAACGCGGCGATCTTCACCTATGGCGTCATCAGCGCCTATGTGTCGGCCGCCAGGCGCTCCACGATCGCCGATCAACTTGCCGCACACCGCGCACGACGCGACGAGATCAACGCGGCCATCGTGGCCGCAGGTGACACGCCGCCGCCGGCCGCGGCCGGCTACACCCTGCCGGTCAACGTGACCGATCCGGTGTCGTCGGCGCGGGCTGCGCTCGCGGCCGAGACCGACTGCGCCGTCGCCTACCGATCGCTCATCGAACGCGGGGACTCCGCGGCGCTGCGCGGCACCGGTGTCGACGGACTGACCGAGTCGGCCGGGCGGATCGCGTACTGGCGGGCCGCACTCAACATGTCGCCGGTGACGCTGGCCTTTCCGGGCAGCCGCACGCGCTGA
- the rimP gene encoding ribosome maturation factor RimP: MPIGSPELNDLVEKVVTDRGFDLEDVVVRRRDGRDEFSVVVDRDGGSDLDVLAELSTEIGEVLDAVPALADAAYTLEVTSPGIDRPLTAPRHWRRALGRRVRIERDGSDAVVGRVGQVSGDDVAIVVNHKGRLAVETVGFDSVTRAVVQVEFSRPSVAELEMCGLGPDEIAARRADAGH; encoded by the coding sequence ATGCCGATCGGTTCGCCCGAACTGAACGACCTCGTCGAAAAGGTGGTCACCGACCGGGGTTTCGACCTCGAGGACGTGGTCGTCCGGCGCCGTGACGGGCGCGATGAGTTCTCGGTCGTCGTCGACCGTGACGGGGGAAGCGACCTCGACGTCCTCGCCGAACTGAGCACCGAGATCGGTGAGGTGCTCGACGCCGTACCCGCGCTTGCCGACGCCGCCTACACACTCGAGGTCACCTCACCCGGGATCGACCGCCCGCTCACCGCACCACGCCACTGGCGCCGGGCACTCGGACGCCGGGTCCGGATCGAGCGCGACGGGTCAGACGCCGTCGTCGGGCGCGTCGGGCAGGTATCCGGGGACGACGTCGCGATCGTCGTCAACCACAAGGGCCGCCTCGCCGTCGAGACGGTCGGCTTCGACTCGGTGACGCGGGCCGTGGTTCAGGTGGAGTTCTCCCGCCCGAGCGTCGCGGAACTCGAGATGTGCGGCCTCGGTCCCGACGAGATCGCCGCCCGCCGCGCCGACGCCGGACACTAG